In Sphingobacterium sp. PCS056, the following proteins share a genomic window:
- a CDS encoding HEPN domain-containing protein — MIDKNFKIEGTCNAIFKEISKTNFAGHIHFTYQSGGTITISSKTFNKIIDQRELALKQPIKIISGILNNGKKYTILNPFLAKKILSSGIYILTFTFKHLLEGCNFSSINTISCRKISFKISGLSNYLNTGKVNFQRDDNSVQISSKLPKDKKIQIDDNISVSFKWSHFVNTKLEGLSQTISKDVAVEVVVIKKMPLQNLMSICEKIEVFFSILFNQKIITYDYNSVVFIQNYFKIHSQKTDLDNKLSQLRFHENILELNNSSETLEIILSKYLREFEDLRDIYIIVYDNLNHTGQFSTNQFLNLAQALEAYHRILFDKTKIPADDFKALFKRIKASLDKEDYTFISNNIAFSNQMNLKDRLDNLIEIHGGDFLEHIEFNEEFCKKIKNTRNLHTHLSDSRKSQIFENDIIYATIKINIALIFFLLSHLGVERAFLNQSMIKFWQRRYYFVKNS, encoded by the coding sequence ATGATTGACAAAAATTTTAAGATCGAAGGAACCTGTAATGCAATATTTAAAGAAATTTCAAAAACGAATTTTGCTGGACATATTCATTTCACTTATCAATCTGGAGGGACAATTACTATATCGAGTAAGACATTTAATAAAATAATAGATCAAAGAGAATTAGCACTGAAACAACCCATAAAAATTATATCGGGTATACTTAATAATGGAAAAAAATATACAATTCTAAACCCATTTTTGGCTAAAAAAATACTTTCAAGTGGAATTTACATACTAACTTTTACATTTAAGCATCTTCTAGAAGGCTGTAATTTTTCATCTATAAATACCATTTCTTGTCGAAAAATCAGTTTTAAGATTTCTGGACTAAGTAATTATTTAAATACTGGAAAAGTAAATTTTCAGCGCGATGATAATTCAGTGCAAATAAGCAGTAAATTACCTAAAGATAAAAAAATCCAAATTGACGACAATATATCTGTGAGTTTTAAATGGTCACATTTTGTCAATACAAAATTAGAAGGATTAAGTCAAACAATTTCTAAAGACGTTGCAGTAGAAGTTGTAGTTATAAAAAAAATGCCCCTTCAAAACTTAATGAGTATTTGTGAAAAAATAGAAGTATTTTTCAGTATCCTATTTAACCAAAAAATTATCACTTATGATTATAATTCCGTCGTATTTATACAGAATTACTTTAAAATTCATTCTCAAAAAACTGATTTAGACAACAAATTATCTCAATTGCGATTTCATGAGAATATATTAGAATTGAATAACTCTTCTGAAACATTAGAAATCATTTTATCGAAATATCTTAGAGAATTCGAAGACCTACGTGATATTTATATTATAGTTTACGACAATTTGAACCACACAGGTCAGTTTTCGACCAATCAATTTTTAAATTTAGCTCAGGCTCTTGAAGCTTATCACCGTATACTTTTTGATAAAACAAAAATTCCAGCCGATGATTTTAAAGCTTTATTTAAACGTATTAAAGCCTCTTTAGATAAAGAAGATTATACTTTTATATCTAATAATATTGCATTCTCGAACCAAATGAATTTAAAAGACAGGCTTGATAATTTAATAGAGATTCATGGCGGAGATTTCCTTGAACATATTGAATTTAATGAAGAATTTTGCAAAAAAATAAAAAATACTAGAAATTTACACACACACTTATCTGATTCTAGAAAGTCCCAAATTTTTGAGAATGATATAATTTATGCTACTATAAAAATAAATATTGCTTTAATATTTTTTCTTTTATCTCATCTTGGAGTAGAACGTGCTTTTTTAAATCAATCAATGATAAAATTTTGGCAAAGAAGATATTATTTTGTCAAAAATTCTTGA